Within the Rhodothermales bacterium genome, the region GTCGCCAACGTCGACCTGCCCGGGCATGGCCGGGCAGGAATTCCACAGGAGCCGATTGGCGTAGCCGCGCACGCCGAGAGAGTTGCAACCCTCATTCGAGAGCGATTCGACAGCCCGGTATCGATCATCGGGCATTCGAACGGTGGACGCATCGCCCTCTTCATGGCGTCCGATGAAACGATATCACCGCTGATCTCCTCGCTCGTCCTGATCGCACCGTCGGGTGTGAAACCCCGACGCAAGCCGTCATTCTATCTGAAGAAATACACGGCGCGGATTCTGAAGCTGCCATTCTCCATCCTGCCCGGACGGCTGCGCGAATTCGGCCTGGACTGGCTTCGGCACTCTCTCGTGTGGAGAGCCCTTGGTTCGTCGGACTATCGGCGGTTATCAGGTGTGATGCGAGACACGTTCGTCAAAACCGTGACTCATCATCTGGACGATCGTCTTGACGACATCCGTGTGCCGACGCTTGTCTTCCGGGGTGATCTGGATCAGGACGTCAGCCAATACCAGATCTCCGTGCTGGAGAGCCGAATTCCGGATGCGGGAGTTGTGATGCTGAAAAGCGCCGGGCACTACGCCCATCTGGATGACCCGCAGACTGTGATACTCGCGACACGGCATTTCCTGAGTACACCATCACCGGGGGAGTCTCAGGAATGATGCTGATCCTCTCTCTTGGCACGGTTGCTCTGCTGTTCGCCGGCTGGCGTCTATGGCGCCGTCTTCGGTTCAGCCTTCACGTCTTCCAGCTTCATGGATACAAGATCGGCGAGTATGCCCGCTGGCTGATCAAGCGGCCATTCAACTATGTCTTCCGGCTGTCGCACGTGCTCGGAGCGGGCGTTCTGCTACTGTCGTATCCCCTGGCAGGTGCCGTGTCGGATCGCGCGC harbors:
- a CDS encoding alpha/beta hydrolase is translated as MVSPTTSTESSASGAFGTPSGPFGDLYIEWSGPPDAPGVVILHGWGSSAEMMRILADALAPTHRVANVDLPGHGRAGIPQEPIGVAAHAERVATLIRERFDSPVSIIGHSNGGRIALFMASDETISPLISSLVLIAPSGVKPRRKPSFYLKKYTARILKLPFSILPGRLREFGLDWLRHSLVWRALGSSDYRRLSGVMRDTFVKTVTHHLDDRLDDIRVPTLVFRGDLDQDVSQYQISVLESRIPDAGVVMLKSAGHYAHLDDPQTVILATRHFLSTPSPGESQE